In Crassostrea angulata isolate pt1a10 chromosome 4, ASM2561291v2, whole genome shotgun sequence, one genomic interval encodes:
- the LOC128181465 gene encoding glutathione S-transferase theta-1-like has translation MALKLYYDLGSQPSRAVFMFLKLNNIPFDEVFVSIGAGEHRQEEFRKINPFRRVPVIDDNGFVLTESVAILKYLAKKYKAPSHWYPENDTATTARIDEYMNWQHQNLRQNCAMLFQNLILIPRMKGMPIDWEKVKFYRKKVAEMVKLLDQYFLKNNLYLCGDEITLADLLGVCELVQLVPVREQMMYESNAKVKAWVDRVKSRLGSLFNQTHEGIFGMEAMFDPKVNSKM, from the exons ATGGCGCTAAAACTGTACTACGATCTAGGTTCGCAACCCTCACGAGCTGTGTTCATGTTTTTAAAGCTTAACAACATTCCGTTTGATGAAGTTTTTGTTTCCATTGGGGCAG GAGAGCACAGGCAAGAGGAGTTCCGAAAGATCAACCCCTTCCGGCGTGTACCCGTCATAGACGACAATGGATTTGTCCTCACCGAGAG TGTTGCgatattgaaatatttggcTAAGAAATACAAAGCACCAAGCCACTGGTATCCAGAGAATGACACTGCAACTACTGCCAGAATTGATGAATACATGAATTGGCAGCATCAAAATCTGCGACAAAACTGTGCAATGCTTTTCCAAAACCTG ATTCTGATACCAAGAATGAAAGGAATGCCGATAGACTGGGAAAAGGTCAAATTTTACCGGAAAAAAGTCGCCGAAATGGTCAAACTACTAGACCAATactttcttaaaaacaatttataccTGTGTGGAGATGAAATAACTTTGGCGGATCTTTTAGGGGTGTGTGAACTGGTCCAGCTTGTCCCAGTTCGTGAACAGATGATGTATGAAAGCAACGCCAAGGTCAAAGCATGGGTCGATCGCGTTAAATCGAGACTAGGGTCACTGTTTAATCAGACCCATGAGGGCATTTTCGGAATGGAAGCCATGTTTGACCCAAAAGTCAATTCCAAAATGTGA